The proteins below come from a single Xiphophorus couchianus chromosome 20, X_couchianus-1.0, whole genome shotgun sequence genomic window:
- the LOC114135480 gene encoding class E basic helix-loop-helix protein 40-like has translation MERVPSEQPPPLSKHQPDLSDVQGMDFQMYVYKPRRGIKRGEESKDTYKLPHRLIEKKRRDRINECIAQLKDLLPEHLKLTTLGHLEKAVVLELTLKHVKALTSLLEQQQQKILSLQSGMQIEQPTVSQEKSEEMFRSGFHMCAKEILQYLANHEADGDLTPTHLIGHLHKLAAEVLQNPARPCTPHSPQPEEVPAYHQRQPHKEMATTLPPKPTEGYGRNCVPVIQRAYAPASGEQSGSDTDTDSGYGGELEKTEVGALQGHSDYYGHDSQQKRPLGDRQSSAIKQEDDEPRHKRPRVESSEDEVLSSGESSISSSSSGYGSYMSTSPTHPPPPPHPLCMPFYLIPPLAAAYLPMLEKCWYPGAVPMLYPGMGGSSPTMSGDRPPPPLVLSPRGGSPAPVLSQTPMDSPALLQALKQVPPLNLETKE, from the exons ATGGAGCGAGTCCCAAGCGAGCAACCGCCTCCTCTCTCCAAACACCAGCCTGATCTGTCAGACGTGCAGGG GATGGATTTCCAAATGTATGTTTATAAGCCTAGAAGAGGGATAAAAAGGGGAGAAGAGAGcaag GACACCTACAAGCTGCCCCACAGACTCATCGAGAAGAAAAGGCGCGATCGGATAAACGAATGCATCGCTCAGCTGAAAGATTTATTACCCGAACATCTGAAACTCACA ACTCTGGGCCATCTGGAGAAGGCTGTGGTTTTAGAGCTCACGCTCAAACATGTGAAAGCCCTCACCTCTCttctggagcagcagcagcagaagatcCTTTCTCTGCAGAGTGGCATGCAAATCG agcaACCCACTGTTAGCCAGGAGAAGTCAGAGGAGATGTTTCGCTCTGGTTTCCACATGTGTGCCAAGGAGATTCTCCAGTATCTAGCCAATCATGAGGCTGATGGAGACCTGACTCCAACTCATCTCATCGGCCATCTTCACAAACTGGCTGCTGAAGTGCTGCAGAATCCGGCTAGACCTTGCACCCCTCACAGCCCCCAACCCGAAGAGGTTCCGGCCTACCACCAGCGCCAGCCTCACAAGGAGATGGCCACCACCTTGCCCCCTAAGCCCACTGAGGGCTATGGGAGGAACTGCGTGCCAGTTATCCAGCGGGCATACGCACCAGCGAGTGGCGAGCAGAGTGGAAGtgacacagacacagacagtGGCTATGGGGGGGAGCTGGAGAAGACTGAAGTGGGGGCACTGCAGGGACACTCTGATTATTATGGTCATGACAGCCAGCAGAAGCGACCGCTGGGAGACAGGCAGAGCTCTGCCATCAAGCAGGAGGACGATGAGCCGCGCCACAAGCGACCCCGTGTGGAGTCTTCTGAGGATGAGGTGCTCTCAAGTGGAGAGTCATCGATTTCATCATCCTCCAGTGGTTATGGTAGTTACATGAGCACGTCCCCCACCCACCCACCTccccctcctcatcctctctgCATGCCATTCTACCTCATCCCCCCTTTAGCTGCGGCCTACCTACCAATGCTGGAGAAATGCTGGTATCCTGGAGCAGTGCCTATGCTCTACCCCGGCATGGGAGGCTCCTCACCCACCATGTCTGGCGACAGACCACCACCTCCGCTTGTGTTGTCTCCCAGAGGAGGCTCTCCTGCCCCAGTCCTATCTCAGACCCCCATGGACTCCCCTGCTCTCCTTCAGGCACTAAAGCAGGTACCACCCCTCAACCTGGAAACCAAAGAATGA